A single region of the Lacipirellulaceae bacterium genome encodes:
- a CDS encoding deoxyribodipyrimidine photo-lyase: MDKPTSIVWFRQDLRIADHPALLKAAERGVVLPVFIWAPDEEGDWPLGGASKWWLHHSLQSLNSQLEKLGSRLVIREGDSLKSLRDLIEQSGASAVYWSRRYEPAAIDRDQEVKSALKSDGIEVESFNGSLLYEPWEIETKSGDPYKVFTPFWKACRSQHTDHDPLEAPSELESPSSWPKSMKLDDLGLLPKIDWDETFYDVWQVGAKAAEECLEEFISEGRLGDYKEDRNRLDIKGWSQLSPRLHFGEVSPRQVWASVKAAFNGAESLKKSSDTFLSEIGWREFAYHLLYYFPSTTNKPLREKFADFPWDEDAENLKRWQRGQTGYPVVDAAMRDLWATGFMPNRARMIVASFLTKHLRIPWQRGAEWFWDTLCDADLASNTLGWQWTAGCGADAAPYFRIFNPMTQGEKFDPQGDYVRKWVPEIADLPDKYLNKPWEAEDEVLEAAGVELGKDYPEPIVDHFEARDEALVAYNEIK, from the coding sequence GTGGATAAGCCGACGTCAATTGTTTGGTTTCGACAAGATCTTCGAATCGCAGATCACCCTGCCCTCTTGAAAGCCGCTGAGCGTGGTGTTGTCCTGCCGGTCTTTATCTGGGCCCCAGATGAAGAAGGCGACTGGCCGTTAGGCGGGGCCTCGAAGTGGTGGCTGCATCACTCGCTGCAGAGTCTCAATTCCCAACTTGAGAAGTTGGGTTCTCGCTTAGTCATTCGCGAAGGCGATTCTCTAAAGTCCCTTCGCGATCTCATCGAGCAGAGTGGCGCATCGGCCGTTTATTGGAGTCGCCGCTACGAGCCGGCTGCCATCGACCGTGATCAGGAAGTGAAGTCCGCGCTCAAGTCAGACGGCATTGAAGTTGAAAGTTTCAACGGCAGCCTCCTCTACGAACCTTGGGAGATCGAAACCAAAAGTGGCGACCCTTACAAGGTATTCACTCCGTTTTGGAAGGCGTGCCGGTCACAGCACACCGATCACGATCCCCTAGAGGCACCTAGCGAGCTGGAGTCGCCTTCAAGCTGGCCAAAATCAATGAAGCTTGATGACTTGGGGTTGCTGCCCAAAATCGACTGGGACGAAACTTTCTACGACGTCTGGCAGGTGGGGGCTAAGGCGGCAGAGGAGTGCTTGGAAGAGTTCATCTCAGAGGGCCGACTGGGTGACTACAAAGAGGATCGCAATCGGCTCGACATCAAAGGCTGGTCGCAACTCTCGCCACGGCTGCATTTTGGAGAGGTCAGCCCGCGGCAAGTTTGGGCGTCGGTGAAAGCCGCATTCAATGGGGCTGAGTCTTTGAAGAAAAGCTCAGATACGTTTCTTAGCGAAATCGGTTGGCGGGAGTTCGCTTATCATCTGCTCTATTATTTCCCCTCGACCACGAATAAGCCGTTACGCGAGAAGTTCGCGGACTTCCCTTGGGATGAGGATGCAGAAAACCTGAAACGCTGGCAACGCGGACAGACCGGCTATCCCGTAGTCGACGCCGCCATGCGGGATCTGTGGGCGACCGGCTTTATGCCGAATCGTGCCCGCATGATTGTCGCTTCGTTTCTGACCAAACATTTGCGGATTCCTTGGCAACGTGGGGCGGAGTGGTTTTGGGATACGCTGTGCGACGCGGATCTGGCGAGCAACACGCTCGGTTGGCAGTGGACCGCCGGGTGTGGGGCGGACGCCGCGCCATACTTTCGCATCTTCAATCCCATGACTCAGGGAGAGAAATTCGACCCCCAGGGCGACTACGTGCGCAAGTGGGTTCCGGAGATTGCCGATCTGCCCGACAAGTACCTGAACAAGCCCTGGGAAGCCGAGGACGAGGTGCTTGAAGCAGCAGGCGTCGAACTTGGCAAAGATTACCCCGAGCCGATCGTTGATCATTTTGAGGCCCGCGACGAGGCGTTAGTCGCCTACAATGAGATCAAGTGA
- a CDS encoding DUF3253 domain-containing protein encodes MDQSTAETFSDEQIAEEILRLVNLRGPKKSICPSEAARHLGGGDYRDIMQQVRDVAAELITKGELRATQKGETVDPDTARGPIRLALPETDEA; translated from the coding sequence GTGGACCAATCAACCGCCGAAACGTTTAGCGACGAACAAATAGCTGAAGAAATCCTTCGCCTCGTGAATCTACGTGGCCCCAAGAAGAGCATCTGCCCTTCCGAGGCTGCTCGCCACTTGGGTGGTGGAGACTATCGCGACATCATGCAGCAGGTCCGTGATGTGGCCGCTGAACTGATCACCAAGGGTGAGCTCCGCGCCACGCAGAAGGGTGAGACCGTCGATCCAGATACGGCCCGTGGCCCAATCCGCTTGGCATTGCCTGAGACTGACGAAGCCTAG